In Ascaphus truei isolate aAscTru1 chromosome 7, aAscTru1.hap1, whole genome shotgun sequence, one genomic interval encodes:
- the PKLR gene encoding pyruvate kinase PKLR isoform X1, which translates to MDGLSVSCRRLSENMAQLTQDLGAAFFQKQQLNASMADTFLEHLCLLDIDSEPTTARNTGIVCTIGPASCSVEMLKEMIKAGMNIARLNFSHGTHEYHAGSIRNVREATESFAANPMFYRPVAIALDTKGPEIRTGVLKAGENAEVELVKGTVVKVTAAASLWDQCDEKTLWVDYKNICKVVTVGSRIFVDDGFLSLRVKEIGPDFCLAEVENGGALCSRKGVNLPGAVVDLPALSDRDRLDLHFGIEQGVDMVFASFIRKAQDVHAIRRELGERGANIRIISKIENHEGVKRFDEILEASDGIMVARGDLGIEIPAEKVFLAQKMMIGRCNRAGKPVICATQMLESMIKKPRPTRAESSDVANAVLDGADCIMLSGETAKGLYPVESVHMQHAIAREAEAAIYNNQLFEELRRVTPLTQDPTEVTAIGAVEASFKCCAGAIIVLTTSGRSAQLISRYRPRAPIIAVTRNKQVARQAHLSRGVFPVLYHEEQQEVWADDVDRRVQFGIEIGKVRGFLHKDDLVIILTGWRPGSGFTNIMQVVRVP; encoded by the exons ATGGATGGATTGTCAG TGAGCTGCAGACGCCTCTCGGAGAACATGGCGCAGCTTACGCAGGACCTTGGCGCTGCGTTCTTCCAGAAACAGCAGCTCAATGCCTCCATGGCGGACACCTTCCTGGAACATCTGTGCCTGCTGGACATCGATTCCGAGCCGACCACTGCCAGGAACACCGGCATCGTGTGCACAATCG GACCCGCCTCGTGCTCCGTGGAGATGCTGAAGGAGATGATAAAAGCAGGAATGAATATCGCCCGATTAAACTTCTCCCACGGGACACACGAG TACCACGCCGGCTCCATTCGCAATGTACGAGAGGCCACGGAAAGCTTTGCAGCCAATCCCATGTTTTACCGGCCTGTGGCCATAGCGCTGGACACCAAGGGGCCCGAAATCCGCACAGGAGTCTTAAAGGCG ggGGAGAACGCGGAGGTGGAGCTGGTGAAGGGCACCGTGGTGAAGGTGACGGCGGCCGCCTCTCTCTGGGATCAGTGTGATGAGAAGACGCTGTGGGTGGATTATAAGAATATCTGTAAAGTGGTGACAGTCGGGAGCAGGATATTTGTGGACGACGGATTTCTGTCCCTGCGAGTCAAGGAGATTG GCCCTGATTTCTGCCTGGCGGAGGTGGAGAACGGGGGCGCTCTGTGCAGCAGGAAGGGGGTGAATCTGCCGGGGGCCGTGGTGGATCTCCCTGCTCTGTCAGACAGAGACCGCCTGGATCTGCACTTTGGGATTGAGCAGGGGGTGGACATGGTGTTCGCCTCCTTCATCCGCAAAGCGCAGGACGTGCACGCAATCCGCCGGGAGCTGGGAGAGCGAGGAGCAAACATCCGCATCATTAGCAAGATCGAGAACCACGAGGGTGTGAAGAG GTTTGATGAGATCCTGGAGGCTAGCGATGGCATCATGGTGGCTCGTGGGGATCTTGGCATTGAGATCCCGGCAGAGAAGGTTTTCCTTGCTCAGAAGATGATGATCGGACGCTGCAACCGCGCCGGGAAACCAGTCATCTGCGCCACACAG ATGCTGGAGAGCATGATAAAGAAGCCGCGCCCGACCCGCGCAGAGAGCAGTGATGTGGCTAACGCTGTGCTGGACGGAGCCGACTGCATCATGTTATCTGGGGAGACGGCCAAGGGACTGTACCCCGTGGAATCTGTGCACATGCAGCATGCG ATTGCCAGAGAGGCCGAAGCCGCTATTTACAACAATCAGCTGTTTGAGGAGCTCCGACGGGTGACCCCTCTGACCCAGGACCCTACGGAAGTGACGGCTATCGGGGCTGTGGAAGCCTCGTTCAAATGCTGTGCTGGGGCCATTATTGTGCTGACCACGTCTGGCCG ATCCGCTCAGCTCATCTCCCGTTATCGTCCTCGCGCTCCCATCATCGCAGTGACACGTAATAAGCAGGTTGCACGTCAGGCTCACCTTAGTCGCGGTGTGTTCCCCGTGTTATACCACGAGGAACAGCAGGAGGTCTGGGCCGATGATGTTGACCGAAGGGTGCAGTTTGGCATCGAGATTG GTAAAGTTCGCGGTTTCCTGCACAAGGACGACCTTGTAATTATCCTGACTGGCTGGAGACCGGGCTCAGGCTTCACCAACATCATGCAGGTGGTGAGGGTGCCCTAG
- the PKLR gene encoding pyruvate kinase PKLR isoform X2 yields MAQLTQDLGAAFFQKQQLNASMADTFLEHLCLLDIDSEPTTARNTGIVCTIGPASCSVEMLKEMIKAGMNIARLNFSHGTHEYHAGSIRNVREATESFAANPMFYRPVAIALDTKGPEIRTGVLKAGENAEVELVKGTVVKVTAAASLWDQCDEKTLWVDYKNICKVVTVGSRIFVDDGFLSLRVKEIGPDFCLAEVENGGALCSRKGVNLPGAVVDLPALSDRDRLDLHFGIEQGVDMVFASFIRKAQDVHAIRRELGERGANIRIISKIENHEGVKRFDEILEASDGIMVARGDLGIEIPAEKVFLAQKMMIGRCNRAGKPVICATQMLESMIKKPRPTRAESSDVANAVLDGADCIMLSGETAKGLYPVESVHMQHAIAREAEAAIYNNQLFEELRRVTPLTQDPTEVTAIGAVEASFKCCAGAIIVLTTSGRSAQLISRYRPRAPIIAVTRNKQVARQAHLSRGVFPVLYHEEQQEVWADDVDRRVQFGIEIGKVRGFLHKDDLVIILTGWRPGSGFTNIMQVVRVP; encoded by the exons ATGGCGCAGCTTACGCAGGACCTTGGCGCTGCGTTCTTCCAGAAACAGCAGCTCAATGCCTCCATGGCGGACACCTTCCTGGAACATCTGTGCCTGCTGGACATCGATTCCGAGCCGACCACTGCCAGGAACACCGGCATCGTGTGCACAATCG GACCCGCCTCGTGCTCCGTGGAGATGCTGAAGGAGATGATAAAAGCAGGAATGAATATCGCCCGATTAAACTTCTCCCACGGGACACACGAG TACCACGCCGGCTCCATTCGCAATGTACGAGAGGCCACGGAAAGCTTTGCAGCCAATCCCATGTTTTACCGGCCTGTGGCCATAGCGCTGGACACCAAGGGGCCCGAAATCCGCACAGGAGTCTTAAAGGCG ggGGAGAACGCGGAGGTGGAGCTGGTGAAGGGCACCGTGGTGAAGGTGACGGCGGCCGCCTCTCTCTGGGATCAGTGTGATGAGAAGACGCTGTGGGTGGATTATAAGAATATCTGTAAAGTGGTGACAGTCGGGAGCAGGATATTTGTGGACGACGGATTTCTGTCCCTGCGAGTCAAGGAGATTG GCCCTGATTTCTGCCTGGCGGAGGTGGAGAACGGGGGCGCTCTGTGCAGCAGGAAGGGGGTGAATCTGCCGGGGGCCGTGGTGGATCTCCCTGCTCTGTCAGACAGAGACCGCCTGGATCTGCACTTTGGGATTGAGCAGGGGGTGGACATGGTGTTCGCCTCCTTCATCCGCAAAGCGCAGGACGTGCACGCAATCCGCCGGGAGCTGGGAGAGCGAGGAGCAAACATCCGCATCATTAGCAAGATCGAGAACCACGAGGGTGTGAAGAG GTTTGATGAGATCCTGGAGGCTAGCGATGGCATCATGGTGGCTCGTGGGGATCTTGGCATTGAGATCCCGGCAGAGAAGGTTTTCCTTGCTCAGAAGATGATGATCGGACGCTGCAACCGCGCCGGGAAACCAGTCATCTGCGCCACACAG ATGCTGGAGAGCATGATAAAGAAGCCGCGCCCGACCCGCGCAGAGAGCAGTGATGTGGCTAACGCTGTGCTGGACGGAGCCGACTGCATCATGTTATCTGGGGAGACGGCCAAGGGACTGTACCCCGTGGAATCTGTGCACATGCAGCATGCG ATTGCCAGAGAGGCCGAAGCCGCTATTTACAACAATCAGCTGTTTGAGGAGCTCCGACGGGTGACCCCTCTGACCCAGGACCCTACGGAAGTGACGGCTATCGGGGCTGTGGAAGCCTCGTTCAAATGCTGTGCTGGGGCCATTATTGTGCTGACCACGTCTGGCCG ATCCGCTCAGCTCATCTCCCGTTATCGTCCTCGCGCTCCCATCATCGCAGTGACACGTAATAAGCAGGTTGCACGTCAGGCTCACCTTAGTCGCGGTGTGTTCCCCGTGTTATACCACGAGGAACAGCAGGAGGTCTGGGCCGATGATGTTGACCGAAGGGTGCAGTTTGGCATCGAGATTG GTAAAGTTCGCGGTTTCCTGCACAAGGACGACCTTGTAATTATCCTGACTGGCTGGAGACCGGGCTCAGGCTTCACCAACATCATGCAGGTGGTGAGGGTGCCCTAG
- the FDPS gene encoding LOW QUALITY PROTEIN: farnesyl pyrophosphate synthase (The sequence of the model RefSeq protein was modified relative to this genomic sequence to represent the inferred CDS: deleted 4 bases in 3 codons): MWLRLLKATGLMPRLPQGVQAIPSARNRVCWDVAPGRVHVRPAGPFHFPVCDGARGQGTGNFRVGEVMMSSAQTSQASDERKEFAGFFERIVQDLTAGEWAHPEVGDAIKRPKKVLEYNTPGGKCNRGMTVLAAYRELVGSELQSDGNLDRAVAVGWCVELLQAFFLVADDIMDNSVTRSGQSCWYRKDGVGLDAVNDAFLLEASIYRVLKKYCREQNYYLNLLELFLETSYQTELGQTLDLITAQPGKVDLNRYTEQRYKAIVKYKTAYYSFYLPVAAAMYMAGIDRDEEHSNARTILLEMGEFFQIQDDYLDCYGDPSVTGKIGTDIQDSKCGWLVVEALRLVTPEQRRVLEENYGQPDVEKVERVRQLYEELDLSSVYREHEESSFRHLQQLISQHANNLSKDIFMGLARKIYKRQK, from the exons ATGTGGCTCCGCCTGCTGAAAGCCACCGGGCTTATGCCCCGCCTCCCGCAGGGTGTGCAGGCCATCCCCTCCGCGCGAAACCGGGTCTGCTGGGATGTGGCCCCCGGGCGTGTCCACGTGCGGCCTGCAGGACCCTTTCACTTCCCGGTGTGTGACGGTGCGCGTGGTCAGGGGACAGGAAACTTCCGGGTtggtgag GTGATGATGAGTTCAGCGCAGACTTCTCAGGCCTCCGACGAGCGCAAGGAATTTGCTGGCTTCTTTGAGCGTATTGTGCAAGATCTGACAGCAGGGGAATGGGCACATCCAGAAGTGGGAGATGCAATCAAACGCCCTAA GAAGGTGCTGGAGTATAACACCCCTGGAGGGAAGTGTAACCGTGGTATGACGGTGCTGGCCGCT TACCGGGAGCTGGTGGGATCTGAGCTTCAGAGCGATGGGAACCTGGACAGAGCAGTAGCTGTGGGCTGGTGCGTGGAGCTG cTCCAAGCCTTCTTCCTAGTGGCTGACGACATCATGGATAACTCTGTGACCCGC AGCGGACAGTCCTGTTGGTACCGGAAG GACGGCGTTGGATTGGACGCTGTGAATGACGCCTTTCTGCTGGAGGCCTCTATATACCGTGTGCTGAAAAAGTATTGCCGCGAG CAGAACTATTACCTGAACCTGCTCGAGCTCTTCCTGGAG ACCTCCTATCAAACAGAGCTGGGGCAGACGCTAGATCTGATCACGGCTCAGCCAGGGAAAGTAGATTTAAACCGGTACACAGAACAGAG GTATAAAGCCATTGTGAAGTACAAGACCGCGTATTACTCCTTCTATCTGCCTGTTGCTGCTGCCATGTACATG gctgGAATAGACCGTGATGAGGAGCACagcaatgccaggaccatcctacTGGAGATGGGGGAGTTCTTCCAGATCCAG GACGATTATCTGGACTGTTACGGGGACCCAAGTGTAACAGGCAAGATCGGTACCGACATCCAGGACAGCAAGTGTGGCTGGCTGGTGGTGGAGGCTCTGAGACTGGTCACCCCTGAGCAAAGGAGGGTCCTAGAG GAAAACTACGGGCAGCCTGATGTGGAGAAGGTTGAGAGAGTGAGGCAGCTGTATGAGGAACTGGATCTGTCGTCTGTATACAGAGAACACGAGGAGAGCAGCTTCCGGCACCTGCAGCAGCTCATCTCCCAGCATGCAAACAACCTGTCCAAGGACATCTTCATGGGACTGGCCCGCAAAATCTACAAGAGGCAGAAATGA